A region of Allocoleopsis franciscana PCC 7113 DNA encodes the following proteins:
- a CDS encoding cyclic nucleotide-binding domain-containing protein, with protein sequence MSYNQFRAFQYLNQTQLQNFVSACQKIIIPAGQRIVQQNSQGNQIFFVLEGNVRVFLDTPTGEKDLSTITAPTVLGEISFFSGEPNSANVMALTQVRALTIPFDVLRQRLHTGDAASSIVMLNMAAAIAQRASAMTRKVSELYSTQPDDKLSELQNASKNLFGEWSFL encoded by the coding sequence ATGAGTTACAATCAGTTCCGAGCATTTCAATATCTCAATCAGACTCAATTACAAAACTTTGTCAGTGCCTGTCAAAAAATAATTATTCCTGCTGGTCAACGGATTGTGCAACAAAACTCCCAAGGGAACCAGATTTTCTTTGTTCTAGAAGGAAATGTTCGGGTGTTTCTCGATACTCCGACTGGCGAGAAGGATCTCTCTACAATCACAGCACCAACCGTTCTCGGAGAAATCAGCTTTTTTAGTGGTGAACCGAATTCTGCCAATGTTATGGCGCTAACACAAGTACGGGCGCTGACGATACCGTTTGACGTTTTGCGCCAACGTTTGCACACAGGCGATGCAGCCTCTTCCATTGTAATGTTGAACATGGCAGCCGCGATCGCACAACGGGCATCAGCCATGACTCGCAAAGTTTCAGAACTGTACAGTACCCAGCCGGATGATAAGCTTTCAGAACTCCAGAATGCGAGTAAGAATCTGTTTGGTGAATGGAGTTTTTTATAA
- a CDS encoding GAF domain-containing protein, which yields MTNARGHNVEPSTSWQTDGVAVHTYPNLLQGVAQATNQLLTTDDLATAINQTLAILGQVTHVDRVYIFEIHPHTETAEPAMSQWCEWARETVTAEIDNPQLQNLPFASVGMSRWYGALSDGHSCHGLVRDLSLPERQLLEPQGILSILVVPIPVNGNLWGFIGFDDCHSEHQWSPDESAVLMTMAAMIGSCITHRQTADALKQSQLRLEQITANVPGMIFQFLQRLDGSRSVLYASSGCQEIYELEPEAIQADFQMLSNLIHPDDREAYERSVANSAAKGEPWNWEGRIITPSGKLKWVQGTSRLEQQRNGDLFWDGVLVDITDRKQAEGGLRASEARLQSFFDATFEAVMIHDRGLILDVNSATEALLGYSKAELVNQSVLKITAPCSQPIIQIRAQFPCDDPLEVVGLKKDGTTFIAEISAKSISYQGRTARVVGIRDITVRKQAEDALRQSEARNRALLHAIPDLIFRLSREGIYLDCHAENANDLVVPARELIGKKVEEVLPAPLAQEIRQLMAQALSCRTIQTLEYQLPIDGTLRYWEARIVVCGEDEVLVIVRDITERNRAQEDRLLTAQRAREAAVRHRLLGEIALRIRQSLDLERILQTTVAEVRQFLECDRVFITHFDKRLQGNIAAESMAPKWGSVLEVLRGNSVYIRELQALFESDDLQVIDDTTQADISPLRTHYFGQYQVKACLAVPIMISDKKLFGVLVAHQCDRTRHWQPFEVDLLKALSTQVAIAVQQSQLYEQVQTLNTNLERQVEERTQELKQKYTELQELHRLKDIFLHAVSHDLRTPVLGWLMVLNNLLHRQESDGLSVGKSQELKVSQLNIEGSDESLQPCQPESIPVSRSVLERMMQSSDRQLRLINSLLEVHASEVAGVALQCDPIQLGELVRILVEDFEPLLAKNQATLMNLVPANLPLISADAGQLRRVFENLLNNALNHNPPGITIRLEAQVKEEMICCTVADNGVGMSQEMCDRLFQLYFRGKDAKNFSQGHRPYTGLGLGLYLCRQIITAHGGEIGVKSRPEQGTTFWFTLSVLL from the coding sequence ATGACTAACGCTAGAGGCCATAATGTCGAACCCTCAACAAGTTGGCAGACGGATGGTGTCGCCGTTCATACTTACCCGAATCTTCTGCAAGGGGTGGCACAAGCCACAAACCAACTGTTAACAACTGATGACTTGGCAACCGCCATCAACCAAACCTTAGCAATTTTAGGGCAAGTCACCCATGTAGATCGAGTCTATATTTTTGAGATTCATCCCCACACAGAAACGGCTGAGCCAGCAATGAGCCAATGGTGTGAATGGGCAAGGGAAACGGTGACGGCGGAAATTGACAATCCTCAGTTGCAGAACCTCCCCTTTGCCTCTGTTGGTATGAGCCGTTGGTATGGGGCATTATCTGATGGACACTCTTGTCATGGGTTAGTGCGAGACTTATCCTTACCTGAACGGCAATTATTGGAACCGCAGGGGATTTTGTCGATTTTGGTGGTTCCCATACCCGTTAACGGTAACCTTTGGGGCTTCATTGGCTTTGATGACTGCCACTCAGAGCACCAATGGTCACCCGATGAGTCTGCCGTTTTAATGACTATGGCAGCGATGATCGGTTCCTGTATCACTCACCGACAAACCGCAGATGCCCTGAAGCAGAGCCAGTTACGCTTGGAACAAATCACCGCTAACGTACCAGGAATGATTTTTCAGTTCTTGCAACGTCTCGATGGTTCTCGTTCTGTTCTTTATGCCAGTTCGGGTTGTCAAGAAATTTATGAGTTAGAACCAGAGGCGATTCAAGCCGACTTTCAGATGCTTTCCAATTTAATCCATCCCGATGACCGCGAAGCTTATGAACGTTCGGTGGCGAATTCTGCGGCTAAGGGTGAGCCTTGGAACTGGGAAGGTCGGATTATAACACCGTCGGGCAAACTCAAGTGGGTTCAAGGGACTTCCCGCTTGGAGCAGCAGAGGAACGGGGATTTGTTTTGGGATGGTGTGTTGGTGGACATTACAGACCGTAAGCAGGCAGAGGGGGGTTTAAGGGCAAGCGAAGCACGTTTGCAGAGTTTCTTTGATGCCACATTTGAAGCGGTAATGATTCACGATCGCGGCCTGATTCTCGATGTTAACTCTGCCACCGAAGCCCTATTGGGCTACTCTAAAGCCGAACTCGTCAATCAATCTGTACTAAAAATCACCGCTCCCTGTTCGCAGCCGATCATTCAAATTCGAGCACAATTCCCCTGTGATGACCCGTTGGAAGTTGTAGGTCTCAAAAAAGATGGTACAACGTTTATCGCCGAGATTTCCGCTAAAAGCATTAGTTATCAGGGACGCACAGCCCGTGTGGTAGGCATTCGCGACATTACAGTTCGCAAGCAAGCCGAAGATGCTCTACGCCAAAGTGAAGCGAGAAATCGTGCTCTGCTCCATGCCATTCCCGATTTAATTTTTCGCTTAAGTCGAGAGGGGATTTATTTAGATTGCCATGCGGAAAATGCCAATGATTTAGTAGTACCTGCTAGGGAATTGATTGGAAAAAAGGTCGAGGAGGTTTTACCCGCACCCCTAGCCCAAGAAATTAGGCAGCTCATGGCACAAGCCCTGTCGTGTCGAACCATCCAAACATTAGAATACCAGTTGCCAATTGATGGAACGTTGCGTTACTGGGAAGCGAGAATTGTCGTATGTGGGGAAGACGAAGTTTTGGTGATTGTGCGTGACATCACAGAACGCAACCGTGCCCAAGAAGATCGCCTACTGACGGCTCAACGCGCTCGCGAAGCCGCCGTTAGGCATCGCTTATTGGGAGAGATTGCTTTACGGATTCGGCAATCCCTCGATTTAGAGCGCATTCTTCAGACCACGGTTGCAGAAGTTCGACAATTTTTAGAGTGCGATCGCGTATTTATTACTCACTTTGATAAACGATTGCAGGGTAATATTGCGGCTGAATCGATGGCACCCAAATGGGGTTCAGTTTTAGAAGTATTGCGGGGAAACTCAGTTTATATCAGAGAACTTCAAGCTTTGTTTGAATCTGATGATCTTCAGGTCATTGATGATACAACTCAGGCTGATATTTCCCCCCTACGAACGCATTACTTTGGGCAATATCAAGTCAAAGCTTGCTTAGCAGTGCCCATTATGATCAGTGACAAGAAGCTGTTTGGGGTTCTGGTGGCTCACCAATGCGATCGCACCCGTCACTGGCAGCCTTTTGAAGTGGATTTGCTCAAAGCCCTCTCAACTCAAGTGGCGATCGCTGTTCAGCAGTCTCAACTTTACGAACAAGTACAGACACTCAATACTAACTTAGAACGTCAAGTCGAAGAACGAACCCAAGAGCTGAAGCAGAAATATACTGAACTTCAAGAACTACACCGACTCAAAGATATCTTTTTACACGCCGTTTCTCACGACTTGCGGACGCCAGTTTTGGGTTGGTTAATGGTACTCAATAATTTACTCCATCGTCAGGAATCAGACGGGTTAAGTGTTGGTAAATCTCAAGAATTGAAAGTGAGCCAGTTAAACATTGAAGGGTCGGATGAAAGCCTTCAACCCTGTCAACCCGAAAGTATCCCAGTTTCTCGTTCCGTTTTAGAGCGGATGATGCAAAGCAGCGATCGCCAACTGCGTCTGATTAACTCGCTGTTAGAAGTTCATGCCAGCGAAGTGGCAGGCGTTGCTTTGCAGTGCGACCCCATACAATTGGGTGAACTGGTACGAATTTTAGTTGAAGATTTCGAGCCATTGTTGGCAAAAAATCAAGCTACTTTAATGAATCTCGTTCCTGCAAATTTACCGCTGATTAGTGCCGATGCAGGGCAACTCAGGCGAGTCTTTGAAAATTTGCTCAATAACGCCTTAAACCATAACCCACCTGGAATCACAATCAGGCTAGAGGCTCAGGTTAAGGAAGAAATGATTTGCTGTACCGTGGCAGATAATGGTGTTGGCATGAGTCAAGAAATGTGCGATCGCTTGTTCCAACTTTACTTCCGAGGTAAGGATGCGAAAAATTTCTCTCAGGGGCATCGTCCCTACACGGGTTTAGGTTTAGGGTTGTATCTTTGTCGCCAAATTATTACAGCTCACGGTGGCGAAATAGGGGTTAAAAGTCGCCCCGAACAGGGGACAACATTTTGGTTTACTTTATCCGTATTACTGTAG
- a CDS encoding IS5/IS1182 family transposase, which produces MSNIPEYLEKNQQESKRLIGLEYEQLQQLIAAAELLHQQKDIEIEQRKVRINKAGGGRRPKLSVKDQIILTLVYLHPEPTFQMLGVQFGVSESTANDIFHYWSELLRELLPASLLEQVKKNPGEYKWVQEILAELELIVDSCEQPIPRPKDYQEQKKFYSGKKKNHTLKNQLIVTPNGQEIVDVIVGKPGPTSDINIWREGQSKLAPTQKFKGDKGYIGEVQIETPQKKPRARELSQEEKQKNREKASERIFVEHVIRLLKIFRVAQERFRLRAKSYQRIILLVCGLVRLRIGTLFINSSVCD; this is translated from the coding sequence ATGAGTAATATACCAGAGTACCTTGAAAAAAATCAACAAGAAAGTAAACGATTAATTGGACTAGAGTACGAACAGTTACAGCAATTAATAGCTGCCGCTGAATTATTACATCAACAGAAAGATATCGAGATTGAGCAAAGAAAAGTAAGGATAAACAAGGCAGGAGGAGGTAGAAGACCAAAACTATCAGTCAAAGACCAAATAATATTAACTTTGGTATATCTACACCCGGAGCCAACATTCCAGATGCTAGGAGTCCAGTTCGGAGTTAGTGAATCAACAGCGAATGACATATTTCACTACTGGTCAGAGCTATTGAGGGAATTGCTGCCTGCTAGTCTGCTGGAACAAGTAAAAAAAAATCCCGGTGAGTATAAATGGGTGCAAGAAATTCTCGCCGAGTTGGAGTTAATAGTGGATAGCTGTGAACAGCCAATACCGAGACCCAAGGACTATCAAGAACAAAAAAAGTTTTATTCAGGCAAAAAGAAAAACCATACTTTGAAAAATCAATTAATTGTCACACCAAATGGACAAGAGATTGTAGATGTTATAGTGGGAAAGCCAGGGCCGACTAGCGACATAAATATTTGGAGAGAAGGTCAATCCAAGTTAGCTCCAACACAAAAATTCAAAGGAGATAAAGGCTATATAGGAGAAGTCCAAATAGAAACTCCTCAAAAAAAGCCGAGAGCCAGGGAATTAAGCCAAGAAGAAAAACAAAAAAATCGAGAGAAAGCGAGTGAGAGAATATTTGTTGAACACGTAATTAGATTACTAAAGATTTTCCGTGTAGCCCAAGAAAGGTTTCGCCTAAGAGCCAAGAGTTATCAGAGAATAATTCTTCTAGTGTGTGGATTAGTCAGATTAAGGATTGGGACGTTATTTATAAATAGCTCAGTCTGCGACTAA
- a CDS encoding DUF4351 domain-containing protein — protein sequence MYWLDSQDKRGLISIIWRQLKRKFGQLNPEVEAQVRGLELASLEELSEALLDFENVEDLKVWLRNRDVIR from the coding sequence ATCTATTGGCTAGATAGTCAAGATAAGCGTGGATTAATCTCGATTATCTGGCGTCAACTTAAGCGTAAGTTTGGACAACTTAACCCAGAGGTTGAAGCACAAGTGAGGGGATTAGAGTTAGCGTCCTTGGAAGAGTTGAGTGAGGCGCTGTTAGATTTTGAAAATGTAGAAGATTTAAAGGTTTGGTTGAGGAATAGAGATGTTATACGTTAG
- a CDS encoding GUN4 domain-containing protein, producing the protein MSNSVKNISRLSQVAGKLQERGLSPDANEGWNQASRAMDISNDELRQAMLFASISKAHQQLGRQYEESKEKEDAKTQWEQAAETLKESVKRLPPKENMDVPEQWATLVHVKRVQGSFFKEQKNIQDALTAYKEAFDTLKKASSTLQKFDTNIEIIIYDEFLPEKQKILSANAIENLHREFIALLSESSNPNKQQKIREVRESLQAHLFAELNYLMKVRNWKGADQKNAVLMLNIAGIEKRGYLDTSDIEKFPCPALRAIDKLWVKHSEGKFGFSVQKDILDSVSKQPGHYDNINEETWGNWVSRVGWQGSDTNYNLNQAEPGHLPRKEGVDMGGFGRLWRGFFSLSATCRL; encoded by the coding sequence ATGTCTAATAGTGTAAAAAATATCTCGCGGCTATCTCAAGTTGCTGGAAAACTCCAAGAAAGGGGTCTATCACCTGATGCTAATGAGGGATGGAATCAAGCAAGTCGAGCAATGGACATTTCAAACGACGAGCTGAGACAAGCTATGCTGTTCGCTTCTATCTCAAAAGCCCATCAGCAACTCGGACGGCAGTATGAGGAGAGCAAAGAGAAGGAAGATGCAAAGACACAGTGGGAGCAGGCGGCAGAAACACTTAAAGAGAGTGTGAAGCGGTTACCGCCAAAAGAAAATATGGATGTTCCCGAACAGTGGGCTACTCTCGTCCACGTCAAGAGAGTTCAAGGGAGTTTCTTCAAGGAACAGAAGAACATCCAAGATGCATTAACCGCTTACAAGGAAGCATTTGATACCCTAAAGAAAGCTTCGAGTACGCTACAAAAATTTGATACAAATATCGAAATTATTATCTATGATGAGTTTCTTCCTGAAAAACAAAAAATTCTCTCAGCAAACGCTATAGAAAATTTACATAGAGAATTTATCGCTCTCTTATCCGAAAGTTCAAACCCAAACAAGCAACAGAAAATTCGCGAAGTTAGGGAATCTCTTCAAGCTCACCTGTTTGCTGAACTCAACTACTTAATGAAAGTCCGTAACTGGAAAGGTGCTGACCAGAAAAATGCTGTTCTCATGCTGAATATAGCGGGTATAGAAAAACGAGGTTATTTGGATACCTCAGACATCGAGAAATTCCCCTGCCCAGCCCTTCGTGCTATCGACAAGCTTTGGGTCAAACACTCAGAGGGAAAGTTTGGTTTTAGTGTGCAAAAGGATATCTTGGATAGTGTCTCGAAACAGCCAGGGCACTATGATAATATTAATGAGGAAACTTGGGGAAATTGGGTGTCTCGCGTAGGCTGGCAAGGCTCGGATACTAACTATAACTTAAACCAGGCAGAACCAGGGCACCTTCCTAGAAAGGAGGGGGTAGATATGGGTGGTTTTGGCAGGCTTTGGAGGGGGTTCTTCTCTCTCAGTGCGACTTGTAGACTTTAA
- a CDS encoding phosphatidate cytidylyltransferase — protein MPWSRIFSGIIAIALALGMIVLGGWYFTFGFCVIVYLGLLEYFQLVQVKGIAPAAKITIVVSLLLLFTSAVSPTLTDALFPLAGTFICFYLLFQPKMASIADIASSILGLLYGGYLPSYWVRLRVGWVEVSALPADAVASATNLPLKGYWPTSWTDLGALPEALTATLLAFCCIWAADIGAYFFGKFFGRTRLSHISPKKTVEGAIFGLLGSIAVATAGAWYLHWPTWQLSGIILGTLVGIASLLGDLTESMMKRDAGVKDSGQLIPGHGGMLDRTDSYVFTGPLVYYFVTLLMPLFDKFL, from the coding sequence ATGCCCTGGTCTCGAATTTTTAGTGGAATTATTGCGATCGCCCTAGCCTTGGGGATGATCGTTCTTGGCGGATGGTACTTTACCTTCGGCTTCTGCGTCATCGTCTATCTGGGTCTATTGGAATATTTTCAACTGGTTCAGGTCAAGGGGATTGCGCCGGCTGCCAAAATCACCATTGTTGTCAGTCTCCTGCTGCTGTTTACCTCGGCTGTTTCACCCACCCTCACCGATGCCTTGTTTCCCCTAGCAGGAACATTTATCTGTTTCTATCTGCTATTTCAGCCCAAGATGGCGTCGATTGCGGATATTGCTTCCTCGATTTTGGGCTTACTCTATGGCGGCTATTTGCCGAGTTATTGGGTGCGGCTGCGAGTCGGTTGGGTTGAAGTGTCAGCCTTGCCTGCGGATGCCGTAGCGAGTGCCACGAACCTGCCTTTAAAAGGATACTGGCCTACTTCTTGGACTGATTTGGGTGCTTTACCGGAAGCGTTAACCGCCACTCTACTCGCTTTTTGCTGCATTTGGGCGGCTGATATTGGGGCTTACTTTTTCGGTAAGTTTTTTGGTCGTACTCGCCTGTCTCATATCAGTCCCAAAAAGACCGTGGAAGGGGCTATTTTTGGTCTTTTGGGGAGTATCGCTGTGGCAACGGCTGGGGCATGGTATCTGCATTGGCCCACTTGGCAACTGAGCGGTATTATTTTAGGGACGTTAGTGGGGATTGCGAGTCTTTTAGGGGACTTAACCGAATCCATGATGAAACGGGATGCTGGAGTCAAGGATTCGGGACAATTAATTCCCGGTCATGGGGGTATGTTAGACCGAACCGATAGTTATGTTTTTACAGGTCCTTTGGTTTATTATTTTGTGACTCTTTTGATGCCTTTATTCGACAAGTTTTTGTAG
- the cbiT gene encoding precorrin-6Y C5,15-methyltransferase subunit CbiT: MSSSLWPYVTPGIPDDLFEQLPGIPLSQREVRLLLISALRMQPNSLLWDIGAGTGTISVEMGLLCPQGKIVAVERDGEVANLIRRNCERFEVQNVQVIEGSAPECLKNLPQPPQRVCIGGVRQIKNILKEVWQYLPPEGRVVATASNLESLYGISEAFAELHARNIEVVQSAVNRLETRGTHQTFAPVNPIFILSGEKLD; this comes from the coding sequence ATGTCTTCTTCACTTTGGCCTTACGTCACCCCTGGCATTCCTGATGATTTATTTGAACAGTTACCCGGTATTCCTCTAAGTCAGAGAGAGGTGAGATTGCTCTTAATTTCGGCGCTACGGATGCAACCGAACTCTTTGTTGTGGGATATCGGTGCGGGGACGGGCACCATTTCGGTCGAAATGGGATTACTGTGTCCCCAGGGTAAGATTGTGGCGGTAGAACGGGATGGGGAGGTGGCGAACCTGATTCGACGCAACTGTGAGCGTTTTGAGGTACAAAATGTCCAAGTGATTGAAGGCAGTGCTCCAGAATGCCTGAAAAACCTTCCCCAGCCACCTCAACGGGTTTGTATTGGGGGGGTGCGTCAAATCAAGAACATCCTCAAAGAAGTCTGGCAATACTTACCCCCTGAAGGGCGAGTCGTCGCCACAGCCAGTAATCTAGAAAGTCTTTATGGCATCTCCGAAGCCTTTGCTGAGTTACACGCCCGTAACATTGAGGTTGTTCAATCTGCCGTTAATCGATTGGAGACACGGGGCACCCATCAAACGTTTGCGCCAGTTAATCCGATTTTTATTCTCAGTGGTGAGAAACTTGATTAG
- a CDS encoding aminotransferase class I/II-fold pyridoxal phosphate-dependent enzyme, whose amino-acid sequence MMLDQIKAPLLQALKELAHKPHAPFYAPGHKRGQGIPQPLADLLGASVFPADLPELPDLDNLFAPEGVIKEAQALAAEAFGADQTWFLVNGSTVGVMAAILATCNSGDKIILPRNIHQCAIAGLVLSGAIPIFINPDYDPITGLAYSITPTALATALKRYPDTKAVMMLYPTYQGVCGDIQAIAQLTHQHNIPLLVDEAHGPHFAFHPDLPPSALSVGADLTVQSTHKVLGAMTQASMLHVQGHRIDRERLSKSLQLLQSTSPSYLLLASLDAARQQMALQGEQLMTRTLYLAQEARSKISQLPRLSVLEPLHSPGFFALDRTRLVVKVSELGLSGFEADEIFHQQLGVTAELPTLEHLTFIISLGNTEDDIQQLIQAFTTISQDNYCPKCVAPLQDLLQKWKAELLFVHPSSFIICPALSPREAFFAPTETLPVDQTLDRMSAEWVCPYPPGIPALMPGEMINPAAIEYLQQVLILGGTLTGCSDPSLKTLKVVSHQN is encoded by the coding sequence ATGATGCTAGACCAAATAAAAGCCCCTTTACTACAAGCCCTAAAAGAGCTCGCTCACAAGCCTCATGCTCCGTTTTATGCACCCGGACACAAGCGAGGGCAGGGCATCCCGCAACCCCTCGCCGATTTGTTGGGGGCGTCTGTGTTTCCGGCGGATTTGCCAGAATTACCGGACTTGGATAACTTATTTGCACCTGAAGGGGTGATCAAAGAGGCACAGGCACTGGCAGCAGAAGCTTTTGGGGCAGACCAAACGTGGTTTCTCGTTAATGGTTCCACGGTGGGAGTGATGGCGGCAATCTTAGCCACCTGTAATAGCGGGGATAAAATTATCCTCCCTCGCAATATCCACCAATGCGCGATCGCAGGTTTGGTCCTTTCGGGCGCGATCCCCATCTTCATCAACCCAGACTACGATCCGATTACGGGTTTGGCTTACAGTATCACCCCAACAGCTCTGGCTACTGCCCTCAAGCGATATCCTGACACGAAAGCAGTGATGATGCTCTATCCCACGTATCAGGGAGTTTGTGGGGATATACAAGCGATCGCTCAGTTAACTCATCAACATAACATCCCCTTACTGGTCGATGAAGCCCACGGCCCTCACTTTGCCTTCCATCCCGACTTACCGCCCTCCGCTTTATCAGTGGGTGCTGACTTAACCGTGCAATCCACCCATAAAGTTCTGGGGGCGATGACTCAGGCATCCATGCTGCATGTTCAGGGGCACCGAATTGATCGAGAGCGTTTGAGTAAATCCTTACAACTGCTACAGTCTACTAGCCCCAGCTATCTCCTCCTCGCCTCATTAGATGCCGCACGGCAACAAATGGCATTGCAAGGAGAACAACTCATGACCCGAACCTTGTATCTTGCCCAAGAGGCGAGAAGTAAAATTAGTCAACTTCCCCGATTATCTGTTTTAGAACCCCTCCACAGTCCAGGCTTTTTTGCCCTTGATCGAACACGACTGGTTGTAAAAGTCTCGGAGTTAGGATTGAGTGGGTTTGAAGCCGATGAAATTTTCCATCAACAACTCGGCGTTACGGCAGAGTTGCCCACATTGGAACATCTCACCTTTATCATCAGTTTGGGTAATACAGAAGACGATATTCAGCAATTAATCCAAGCCTTTACCACCATCAGCCAAGACAATTATTGCCCCAAGTGTGTCGCCCCTTTGCAAGATTTACTGCAAAAATGGAAAGCTGAATTGCTGTTTGTTCATCCTTCATCCTTTATCATTTGTCCGGCACTCTCCCCCCGTGAGGCTTTCTTTGCCCCAACGGAAACACTGCCCGTCGATCAAACCTTAGATCGGATGAGTGCAGAGTGGGTTTGTCCCTATCCACCGGGTATCCCAGCCTTAATGCCGGGAGAAATGATTAATCCGGCTGCGATTGAATACCTGCAACAAGTTTTGATTTTAGGGGGTACCCTCACGGGTTGTAGCGATCCCAGCCTCAAGACGTTGAAAGTAGTAAGTCATCAAAATTGA
- the ychF gene encoding redox-regulated ATPase YchF, translating into MLRAGIVGLPNVGKSTLFNALVANAKADAANFPFCTIEPNVGVVAVPDERLQVLAKISNSEQIVPTRVEFVDIAGLVKGASQGEGLGNQFLANIREVDAIVHVVRCFDDDDIIHVSGSVDPVRDIEVINLELALSDLAQVDRRIDRTRKQARTNKEAQIELGALEQLSAALNEGQPARQVTLTEEEVESVKVLGLLTAKPVIYAANVSEDDLASGNDWVEQVRQVAVTDNAQVVVVSAQVESELVELPEEERGDFLASLGVEEGGLKSLIRATYELLGLRTFLTTGPKETRAWTIQAGMKAPQAAGAIHTDFERGFIRAETVAYNDLVATGSMNGAKEKGLVRSEGKEYVVQEGDVMLFRFNV; encoded by the coding sequence ATGCTAAGAGCCGGAATTGTTGGACTGCCTAACGTGGGCAAATCCACTTTGTTTAATGCCTTGGTTGCCAATGCCAAGGCGGATGCTGCTAACTTCCCTTTTTGCACGATTGAGCCGAATGTCGGCGTCGTGGCAGTGCCGGATGAGCGGCTGCAAGTTCTGGCCAAAATTTCTAACTCCGAGCAAATCGTGCCGACTCGTGTGGAGTTTGTTGATATTGCGGGTTTAGTCAAGGGTGCCAGTCAAGGCGAAGGGTTGGGGAACCAATTCTTAGCCAATATCCGGGAAGTGGATGCGATTGTCCATGTGGTGCGCTGCTTCGATGACGATGACATTATCCACGTTTCGGGTTCTGTTGACCCAGTGCGAGATATTGAAGTGATTAATTTGGAGTTGGCCCTATCTGATTTAGCGCAAGTTGATCGCCGAATTGATCGTACTCGCAAACAGGCTCGTACCAACAAAGAGGCTCAGATTGAGCTGGGTGCTTTAGAACAGTTGAGTGCGGCGTTGAATGAAGGCCAACCAGCAAGGCAGGTGACTTTAACGGAAGAAGAAGTGGAGTCGGTGAAAGTGTTGGGACTTCTGACAGCCAAGCCGGTGATTTATGCCGCTAATGTCTCTGAAGATGACTTGGCGAGTGGGAATGACTGGGTGGAGCAAGTACGGCAAGTGGCTGTGACTGATAACGCTCAAGTTGTGGTGGTTTCGGCTCAGGTGGAGTCGGAACTGGTGGAGTTACCGGAAGAGGAACGAGGAGATTTTCTTGCATCTTTAGGGGTTGAAGAAGGTGGGTTGAAATCATTAATTCGCGCTACTTATGAGCTTTTGGGGTTGCGTACCTTTTTAACAACTGGCCCGAAAGAAACTCGCGCTTGGACGATTCAGGCGGGAATGAAAGCACCTCAAGCCGCCGGAGCGATTCACACGGATTTTGAGCGGGGTTTTATTCGCGCTGAAACTGTTGCTTACAATGACCTTGTTGCTACGGGTTCAATGAATGGGGCGAAGGAAAAAGGTTTAGTTCGCAGTGAGGGGAAAGAGTATGTGGTGCAAGAAGGGGATGTGATGTTGTTCCGGTTTAATGTTTAG